In the genome of Senegalia massiliensis, one region contains:
- a CDS encoding CapA family protein, which yields EEYRAFILKEKNDITLSFLSYTYGLNGNDSRLNSNELDNMVNLIDEDKMQEDIKKAKNVSDKVVVFIHWGNEYSREPSESQMELADKMFEWGADIILGSHPHVIQRSEIIKKNGENKFIIYSMGNFISNQRRETLPNTRNNIYTEDGVIVNIDFKKDLETNEVIIEDIRYIPTWVHKYPENGKDEYRILPIADFIDDNTLSKATIERLKNSHKQTMDLMEKIEIVE from the coding sequence AAGAAGAGTATAGAGCATTTATATTAAAAGAAAAGAATGATATTACATTATCATTTTTATCATATACTTATGGATTAAATGGAAATGATAGTAGATTAAACTCTAACGAGTTAGATAATATGGTTAATTTAATTGATGAGGATAAAATGCAAGAAGATATCAAAAAGGCTAAAAATGTATCAGATAAAGTAGTGGTTTTTATACATTGGGGTAATGAATATAGTAGAGAACCAAGTGAATCTCAAATGGAATTAGCAGATAAAATGTTTGAGTGGGGAGCAGACATTATATTAGGTAGTCATCCTCATGTTATTCAAAGATCAGAAATAATAAAGAAAAATGGGGAAAATAAATTTATAATATATTCAATGGGAAATTTCATATCAAATCAAAGAAGAGAAACTCTACCAAACACTAGGAATAATATTTATACAGAAGATGGTGTGATTGTTAATATTGATTTTAAAAAGGATTTAGAGACTAATGAAGTTATAATAGAGGATATAAGATATATTCCTACTTGGGTACATAAGTATCCGGAAAATGGTAAAGATGAATATAGAATACTTCCTATAGCAGATTTTATAGATGATAATACTTTGTCAAAAGCAACAATAGAAAGATTAAAAAATTCGCATAAACAAACTATGGATTTAATGGAGAAGATAGAGATAGTAGAATAA
- a CDS encoding VCBS repeat-containing protein produces the protein MIISYARGDVTGDRIPDNIYLTGIKTIDSPFVQNITLVIQDGKTGMRNYVSFKSDSGYEPTITLRDFTGDGVKDILISIASGGSGGFMYYYIYSAINNIPKLLFDYNIFNETYKYKVIYKDFYKVDVINITDKIKYIIDISYKGQEYLNEIYDSNGKLKSEIEGFVNPLSGLYPIDFDLDGIYELIGYQRIAGLYNADSLGYIQTGLQWSGKKFDVFNQYVAINGANI, from the coding sequence ATGATAATTTCATATGCACGTGGAGATGTAACTGGTGATAGGATACCTGATAATATATATTTGACTGGAATAAAAACTATAGACAGTCCATTTGTACAAAACATTACTTTAGTAATTCAAGATGGTAAAACAGGTATGAGAAATTATGTATCATTTAAATCTGATTCTGGATATGAACCTACTATTACCCTTAGAGATTTCACTGGAGATGGAGTAAAAGATATACTAATAAGTATTGCATCTGGTGGAAGTGGAGGATTTATGTATTACTATATATATTCAGCTATAAATAATATACCTAAATTATTATTTGATTATAATATATTCAATGAAACTTATAAATATAAAGTAATATATAAAGATTTTTATAAAGTTGATGTTATAAATATTACAGATAAAATTAAATATATAATTGATATATCATATAAAGGGCAAGAATATTTAAATGAAATTTATGATTCTAATGGCAAACTTAAATCTGAAATAGAAGGCTTTGTGAATCCATTAAGTGGACTTTATCCTATAGATTTTGATTTAGATGGTATATATGAACTTATAGGATATCAAAGAATCGCCGGATTATATAATGCTGATTCCTTAGGTTATATTCAAACTGGATTACAATGGTCTGGTAAAAAGTTTGATGTTTTCAATCAATATGTAGCTATTAATGGTGCAAATATTTAA